Proteins co-encoded in one Populus trichocarpa isolate Nisqually-1 chromosome 10, P.trichocarpa_v4.1, whole genome shotgun sequence genomic window:
- the LOC7458145 gene encoding triosephosphate isomerase, cytosolic, producing the protein MGRKFFVGGNWKCTGTTEEVKKIVSTLNDAQVPSSDVVEVVVSPPYVFLPLVKSSLRPDFHVAAQNCWVKKGGAFTGEVSAEMLVNLGIPWVILGHSERRSLLNESNEFVGDKVAYALSQGLKVIACVGETLEQREAGSTMEVVAAQTKAIAARVSNWADVVLAYEPVWAIGTGKVASPAQAQEVHFELRKWLHANTSPEVAATTRIIYGGSVNGANCKELAAKPDVDGFLVGGASLKPEFIDIIKSAEVKKSA; encoded by the exons ATGGGCAGGAAGTTTTTCGTTGGCGGTAACTGGAAATGC ACTGGAACCACCGAAGAAGTGAAGAAGATAGTGTCAACTCTCAATGATGCTCAAGTGCCCTCATCTGATGTTGTTG AGGTTGTTGTAAGCCCTCCATACGTGTTTCTTCCTCTGGTGAAAAGTTCGCTGAGGCCTGATTTTCATGTTGCGGCTCAAAATTGTTGGGTTAAGAAAGGAGGTGCTTTCACCGGTGAAGTCAG TGCTGAGATGCTTGTGAATCTGGGTATTCCTTGGGTCATTCTTGGTCACTCCGAAAGGAGAAGTCTCCTGAATGAATCAAATGAG TTTGTGGGCGACAAGGTTGCATATGCACTTTCTCAAGGGTTGAAGGTGATAGCTTGTGTTGGTGAGACTCTTGAGCAGCGGGAAGCAGGATCTACCATGGAGGTTGTTGCAGCACAAACCAAAGCAATTGCAG CACGAGTATCAAACTGGGCTGATGTTGTTTTGGCCTATGAGCCCGTGTGGGCTATTGGAACAGGAAAGGTTGCAAGTCCTGCTCAGGCACAGGAG gTGCATTTTGAACTGAGGAAATGGCTCCATGCAAATACCAGCCCTGAAGTTGCTGCAACCACCAGGATTATTTATGGAG GATCCGTTAATGGTGCAAACTGCAAGGAATTGGCAGCAAAACCTGATGTTGATGGCTTTTTGGTTGGTGGTGCTTCCCTAAAG CCGGAGTTCATTGACATTATCAAGTCTGCTGAAGTGAAGAAAAGTGCCTGA